A region of the Pseudoprevotella muciniphila genome:
TCACTGCTTTTTCTGCTGCAATGGTAAGATCCACAGGCTGTCCTGGTATGCCTGCAATGGGAGTGGCAGTCTTGCCATCTTTGTCGTTAGCCTCAGTGTTTGCACATGCCACATTGAAGCCCAGCATTACAGCGAGTACTGAAATGCCAAAAAGTCTTTTTTTCATAAGAATTATTTTTTGTTTGAATTTTTTAATGTCCATAATTTTACCTTTTCATTCCTTATATTTTAATACCTTTTCTCTTGCTTAAGTGAACAATCGACACTTTGGAATATAGACACGCATGGTGTATATGCACAAAATGTGCCAAATTGTTTTCTTTTGGAGAACATCCTTTGCCAACTTTAGAAAAGAGGCGTAGCGGATGCCTGTTATTTCTAAAAGCATAGCAAAATTATGGCTAAAATATAAAACAATAAAATTATCAAAATTAAAAAATCTTAATCAATGTTTAATGATTGTTAATAGGCTTTGATGAATTTACTTGTTATGTATGCAGAGTTCATAAAAAACGCATCCGGCAAAGTGTGCTGAATGCGTTGTATAAAGTGAATCAGTAACGTCTGTATTACTTTTCTTCTTCTTCCTTTTTTTTCTCAGTTTTCGCCTTTTTTGTAGACAATCTTCTCTTTTTAGGCTTTTCTTCTGCTGGTTTTTCAACCTTGATGCCAGCGAGTTCCGGGTCTATCATGATGCGTCCACAATACTCGCAAACGATAATCTTCTTGCGCATACGGATGTCGAGTTGGCGCTGTGGCGGTATCTTGTTGAAGCAACCTCCGCAAGCATCGCGTTCAACGCAGACGATACCCAAACCATTGCGGCTGTTCTTTCTGATGCGCTTAAAAGAAGTCAGCAAGCGCTGGTCTATGGTCATCTCAATGGCATTGGCTTTTTCGCGAAGTTTTTCTTCTTCGTTTCGGGTTTCTTCGATGATGTTACCCAGTTCTTCGCGTTTGCTGTCTAATTCTGAGCGATGGTCGTTGAGTGAAGATTTGCTTGCTAAAAGCGTTTGCTGACGCTCTTCTATGGCGCGTTCTGCCTCGCCGATACGCTTCTCCTGAAGTTCGATGTCCAGATCCTGATATTTAATCTCATGCGAGAGCATATCATATTCGCGGTTGTTCTTTACTTCGTTCATCTGTTGTTCATAGCGCTCCTTGAGTGCCTTTGCTTCGGCAATCTTGGCTTTGCCTGAAGAAATTTTTGACTTGTAGTCTTCTATTTCCTCTGTAAGTTTGCCAATGCGATGAGTGAAGCCTTCAATTTCGTCTTCCAAATCCTGTATCTCCAGTGGAAGTTCTCCGCGAAGTGTCCTGATTTCATCGATTTGTGAAAGCAGTTGTTGCAGATTGTACAGTGCCTCCAACTTCTGTTCTACGGTCATTTCCGCATTTTCTGATTTTCTTGCCATAGTTATAGTGTTTTGTTTTTATATTCTCTTTTATTCTGTCATGTCAATCAAAGGTATGAAATGGCATTGGTGTTGACTTTCGTTTTAATGGTTTCGAGTTCCGGACACAGTGTAGCAAGTACCTCTTGCAGCAGTTCAATGGTGTATTGCTCACTCTCGTAATGACCGACAACGCAAATCTGTATTTGCTTTTCTAAACCGAAATAGCGATGGTAGCCCATCTCTCCTGTGATGAATGCGTCAGCACCCTGTTTCAGCGCTTCTTCGAGAAGGAAATCTCCTGCGCCCCCACAAACTGCCACTTTCTGAACGCTCTTCTTTGTGCAACGGTTGTGCATCAGTACATCAGCACTAAAGGCCTCTTTCACCAACCGGAGAAATTCGTCAGTAGGTATAGATGATTTAGTTGTTCCAATGATTCCGCTTCCGCCCTCAATTCCCTGCCGTGAGATGTTTTGCAGAAAAGAAACTCTCTCAAGTTCCAGTTGTTCTGCAATTTTGAAATTCACTCCTGCCATGGCATTATCCAGATTCGTATGTGCTGCGTAGATGGCTATGTCGTTCTTTACGGCTTCTCTGACACATCTTTGCACATAGTTGGCATCGGAGATGCATTTCAAACCACGAAACAAGAGCGGGTGGTGCGCAATTATCAAATTGCACCCACAAGTCTTGGCTTCTGCTATAATTTCTTCAGTAACGTCAAGACACAATAATGCCCTTGATACTTCCACATCTGTTAATCCAATCTGCAAGCCAGCATTGTCATAGCCTTCTTCCAGCGGCAGAGGTGCGAACCTTTCAAGGGCGTCGGCCACTTCTCGTATTTTCATTGATGGTGCAAAGATAGGCAAAAAAAATGGAAATAAAGAATTGTGAATAAAAAACTATGTCCGCATGCGAAGGGGTGATCTCATTTCTAAAAAAAAGAAGCCCAATAGGACTTCTTTAATCTATTCTGTTATAAAAAGGGCTGTTTACATACCCAATTCGTGCAACTTGTAACTACCCATAATTCTGCTGCGGTCAACATTTCCTTTAATGCCGGAAATGCTTCCTTTGTCGCTATATTGCCACATGATGTAATCTTTTCCATCATTAAGCCATGGCTCATTACTTTGATATCGGGCAATCATGAACTGATAGTCACCGAATTCGCCGAGCAGGTGGTTGTTGTAGAAGTTGTGGTAAGTATAGAGCAAGGGCTTTTTGCCATAGTGCTCTGTTACCATTTCAACGAATTCGCGCAAGTCGGAAATGAAACGTGATTTAGGTTCTTTGCCGCGGAATTCAATGTCGATTAGCGGTACCAAATCTTGCTCATCTGCCTTTACTATGCGTGTCATATTTGCAAATTGCACTTTAGGAGAAACGTTCGGGCGATAGAAGTGATAACTGCCAACGCTCAGACCAACACGCCGTGCCTCGCTACGGTTATATTCATAGTAACTATCTACATAATTGGCGCCTTCTGTGGCTTTGATGTAAACGTATGATATGGGCTCATCGCCAACCAGGTCCCAGTTGATGCTACCCTGATAGTGCGAAATGTCGATACCCTCTGTGAATTTGTTGTTGATGTTGCTGTTTCGGTTGCCACGAAAAGTCTTGTTGTTCATAATTATGCCATGCCCTGAAAGGTCGGCAAGTTCGGGAGTTTCCAACGGCTCATCGTGCCATGACATCTTCACCGGTGCGTCCGGTTCTGTTTCTACCTGCTCCATGTCATCTTTGCTGTGCTTCTTATGATGCTTCTGGGCAGACGCATTCTGCGGTGCAAATAAAAAAGCAGACATGGCTATAATCAAAACTAACCTTTTTCTTGAAGTCTTCATAAAAATCTTTTAGGGATTTCGGTGCAAAAATAGACTTTATTTATTTAACAAACGACATTTTATGTCTTAAATTATGCTAAAATGCCCAATAATCAACCACTTTACACGATTTTTAGGTTCTGAAAATGTCAAAAGTGTATCTTACTGACAAAAAACGCGCAAAGAGAGAAAACCTCCTTGCGCGTTTAGAATATACTGATTATCAAGTGTAACTCCTATAGCATTACTTTTTTGCCATTGATAATGTAGATGCCCTTTTCAGGATTGTTCACGCGACGTCCCTGAAGGTCGTAAATCACATTGCGTCCCGTAGGAGCAACAGTTGTAGTGGAATTGATTCCTGTCACGTCTTCACTCTTCCCAATCGTCTTGTAGAGACCATTGGTAATAGTCTCGATCGTCAGTGGAACATATACCATGTCGTAATTACCGCCCCAAAGGCTTTCTTCCTGATAGAAACCGATGACGCCATCCTTCTGTTCAATCATAGTGGAGTAGGCTGCAGAATGGTCGCACACTTCATACTTAGCCCAATTCTTTGCGAAGATGGCAGGTGTTGCCCAATGTGATGCGCGTGATTTGAGTTCCTTATAGAAAATGGCAGTCTTCTCGCGGTTGTTGCCTGTAGGTACAGACTGTAAAGCCAAGGTGATGGTGTCATTGTTTGAAACTTTAACGGCCTTTACCATGAGTATTTCGCCATTGCAGGAGTTGCTGCCGTATGCGATGCCGCCTTCGCTGCTGTAGGAGTTTGTCTTAACTTCTGAACTCCAACTTCCGGTGGCATTCTTCTGATTGGTATAGTAGAAGATATTGATGTTTCTGCCATAACTGTTACGTGCACTGATAAGAACGCTTCCGTCGGGAAGTTCTTCGCATTTAGGTTCGTTGCCGGTAGCATGGAAACTGTTATAGCCGCCCAATACGCTCCAAGTCTTGCCAAAGTCGTCTGAATAGATGACGTAGTTGCCCCATGCGCTGTTGCTCTCTTTGATAGCAAGGACAGAACAGTAAAGCCTGTAGAATTTGTCTTTCTTTATGATGCGTGACTGCGCAATGCGTCCGGAACCAATGAACATACTCTTGACGTTGCTGGCGAATGTACCTATATAAATGTCTTCTGCCATGTCGCCTATTTCTTCACTGCGAACCCAGTTGCCTGTGCCGTCGGGCACCAAGATGCAGTGTGCCATGCCTTGATGTCTTGAAAGTGTGCCGTTGGGGAACATCGTGTTGCCAGAGCAACTTACTAACAAGCAGATGTTGGAG
Encoded here:
- a CDS encoding Nif3-like dinuclear metal center hexameric protein is translated as MKIREVADALERFAPLPLEEGYDNAGLQIGLTDVEVSRALLCLDVTEEIIAEAKTCGCNLIIAHHPLLFRGLKCISDANYVQRCVREAVKNDIAIYAAHTNLDNAMAGVNFKIAEQLELERVSFLQNISRQGIEGGSGIIGTTKSSIPTDEFLRLVKEAFSADVLMHNRCTKKSVQKVAVCGGAGDFLLEEALKQGADAFITGEMGYHRYFGLEKQIQICVVGHYESEQYTIELLQEVLATLCPELETIKTKVNTNAISYL
- a CDS encoding zinc ribbon domain-containing protein — encoded protein: MARKSENAEMTVEQKLEALYNLQQLLSQIDEIRTLRGELPLEIQDLEDEIEGFTHRIGKLTEEIEDYKSKISSGKAKIAEAKALKERYEQQMNEVKNNREYDMLSHEIKYQDLDIELQEKRIGEAERAIEERQQTLLASKSSLNDHRSELDSKREELGNIIEETRNEEEKLREKANAIEMTIDQRLLTSFKRIRKNSRNGLGIVCVERDACGGCFNKIPPQRQLDIRMRKKIIVCEYCGRIMIDPELAGIKVEKPAEEKPKKRRLSTKKAKTEKKKEEEEK
- a CDS encoding glycoside hydrolase family 25 protein, with amino-acid sequence MKTSRKRLVLIIAMSAFLFAPQNASAQKHHKKHSKDDMEQVETEPDAPVKMSWHDEPLETPELADLSGHGIIMNNKTFRGNRNSNINNKFTEGIDISHYQGSINWDLVGDEPISYVYIKATEGANYVDSYYEYNRSEARRVGLSVGSYHFYRPNVSPKVQFANMTRIVKADEQDLVPLIDIEFRGKEPKSRFISDLREFVEMVTEHYGKKPLLYTYHNFYNNHLLGEFGDYQFMIARYQSNEPWLNDGKDYIMWQYSDKGSISGIKGNVDRSRIMGSYKLHELGM